The following are encoded together in the Luteolibacter rhizosphaerae genome:
- a CDS encoding HupE/UreJ family protein produces MLRFLLLLLCPLVLHAHQIAEIAITLEIEGDTAVCTAEVDAAYMLPEFQGDEDEEPKDLVWLRQQGPEGWAKISEATRTFWKDCLKLEADGKELDWSLDIPELKEASPPFMTEGEPEELPMIEAVIRATLPEGVHKLDAAWKEPFGVVLVVTVRKDAEAEVKPIVSGERMTLAERGDTDLAPVPRSIGDWIILGFHHILPLGVDHILFVLGLFLLAPKWRPLLQQTIIFTIAHSITLGMASLGWVDTSSDQASRWVEILIAASIAWVGIENLLVKELGKGRLALVGLFGLIHGLGFASVLSEWLPKDHPEQLAGALFGFNVGVEVGQITVLLGAFALFGWWKDRFVWVKWTGSVLVGLAGLILVIERLMEVEILTFL; encoded by the coding sequence ATGCTCCGCTTCCTGCTTCTTCTGCTCTGCCCCTTGGTGCTGCACGCTCATCAGATCGCGGAGATCGCCATCACCTTGGAGATCGAAGGTGACACCGCGGTCTGCACGGCGGAGGTCGATGCAGCCTACATGCTGCCGGAATTCCAAGGCGACGAGGACGAGGAGCCGAAGGATCTCGTGTGGCTGCGGCAACAGGGCCCGGAAGGCTGGGCCAAGATCAGCGAAGCGACACGCACCTTCTGGAAGGATTGCCTGAAACTGGAAGCGGACGGCAAGGAACTGGACTGGAGCCTCGATATTCCGGAGTTGAAGGAAGCTTCACCGCCTTTCATGACCGAGGGTGAGCCGGAGGAATTGCCGATGATCGAGGCGGTGATCCGTGCGACTCTTCCGGAGGGAGTCCACAAGCTGGACGCGGCGTGGAAAGAGCCATTCGGCGTGGTGCTCGTTGTCACCGTTCGGAAAGATGCGGAGGCCGAGGTGAAGCCGATCGTGAGCGGTGAGCGCATGACCCTCGCCGAGCGTGGCGATACCGACCTCGCGCCGGTGCCCCGCTCCATTGGCGATTGGATCATCTTGGGCTTCCATCACATCCTGCCGCTGGGAGTGGATCACATCCTCTTCGTGCTTGGGCTGTTCCTGTTAGCGCCGAAGTGGCGGCCCCTCCTTCAACAGACCATCATCTTCACGATCGCTCATTCCATCACGCTTGGCATGGCCTCGCTGGGATGGGTGGATACCTCCTCCGACCAAGCGTCACGCTGGGTGGAGATCCTGATCGCAGCCAGCATTGCCTGGGTCGGCATTGAAAACCTCCTGGTGAAGGAACTCGGCAAAGGGCGTCTGGCACTCGTCGGTCTGTTCGGCCTCATCCACGGTCTCGGCTTTGCCAGCGTCCTCTCGGAATGGCTGCCGAAGGATCATCCCGAGCAGCTCGCCGGTGCACTTTTCGGCTTCAATGTTGGGGTCGAGGTAGGCCAGATCACCGTTCTGCTCGGAGCCTTCGCCCTCTTCGGTTGGTGGAAGGACAGGTTCGTGTGGGTCAAGTGGACCGGCTCCGTGCTGGTCGGCCTCGCGGGTTTGATCCTCGTGATCGAGCGGCTGATGGAGGTGGAGATCCTAACCTTTCTCTAA
- the uvrA gene encoding excinuclease ABC subunit UvrA, which translates to MDSIRIRGARQHNLRGIDVDIPRGKLVVVTGPSGSGKSSLAFHTLFAEGQRRFVESLSAYARQFLDQLEKPDVDSIEGLSPAIAIEQRSGGLNPRSTVATVTEIHEHLRVLWAAAGVPHDPVTGEKLERMGAGDIVTAISAMAEGSKVVLLAPVPEEESREPERLIGDLRRQGFVRVRVDGEIHDLEDALKSWPERATIVEVVVDRLVVRPGGEARLADSVETALRICGSEARALVQAPEDKDWREISFQTSYRNPSTGFMIGELTPRHFSFNSHLGACPACEGLGTETFCDPELLLADPALPIASGGIKGWWKVGAQRGKAFAKEAAAILRMFELPEKASYTDLSGEARELLFHGGMLDTGWKIGPDKKKQVKRYEGLCVEAERKLREARSEAVRRRVARVMAERPCSACQGRRLRPEILAVRIEGEGGRWLGIQEFCSLPVEEADGWLRELNLPEDRAEVCGQLAGGVAERLGFLCEVGLGYLGLDRSSATLSGGEAQRIRLATQLGSGLTGVLYVLDEPSIGLHAEDTGRLIAALKRLRDRGNTVVVVEHDEEMIRAADWMIELGPGAGRDGGALLGVGTPEDFPASSPTRQWLEAPPAAQPAAGGFSLLGDSLWVRGASEHNLRDFDVRIPLGGIVCISGPSGSGKSTLADDILLRALKRHFNGSGDPPGRHRAVEGMGLLGKVVAVDQSAIGRSPRSNPATFTGMFDSIRDLYAKLPLSRQRGYGAGRFSFNTHGGRCENCEGAGRLKIEMHFLPDAWITCRACGGKRFNRETLEVRFKGMSIADALDLTAGEALAAFAAVPKLKRGLEVLGELGLGYLRLGQAANTLSGGEAQRLKLAVELSKPAAPHTLYFFDEPTTGLHFGDVERLLVAFRGLREAGHSVLVVEHHLDVIAMADWVIDLGPGGGREGGLVVAEGRPEQVAKIVDSPTGRALARRGTRHL; encoded by the coding sequence GTGGACAGCATCCGCATCCGGGGGGCAAGGCAGCACAATCTGAGGGGCATCGACGTGGATATCCCGCGCGGGAAGCTCGTGGTCGTCACGGGGCCGAGCGGTTCAGGCAAGTCCTCGCTCGCCTTCCATACGCTCTTCGCCGAGGGCCAGCGGCGCTTCGTCGAGTCGCTCTCAGCCTATGCCCGGCAGTTCCTCGACCAGTTGGAGAAGCCGGATGTGGACTCCATCGAAGGCCTGAGCCCGGCGATCGCGATCGAACAGCGAAGCGGCGGGCTCAACCCGCGCTCGACGGTGGCGACCGTGACCGAGATTCACGAGCATCTGCGAGTGCTTTGGGCGGCAGCAGGTGTTCCCCACGACCCCGTCACCGGAGAGAAGCTGGAACGCATGGGGGCCGGGGACATCGTCACGGCGATTTCCGCGATGGCCGAGGGGAGCAAGGTGGTGCTGCTCGCGCCCGTGCCGGAGGAAGAGTCCCGCGAGCCGGAACGCCTGATCGGCGACCTGCGGCGGCAGGGTTTCGTGCGGGTGCGGGTCGATGGCGAGATCCACGACCTGGAGGATGCGCTGAAGTCGTGGCCGGAGCGGGCGACGATCGTGGAAGTCGTGGTGGACCGCCTGGTGGTAAGGCCCGGCGGCGAGGCCCGGCTGGCGGACTCGGTCGAAACGGCGCTGCGGATCTGCGGTAGCGAAGCCCGGGCGCTGGTCCAAGCGCCGGAGGACAAGGATTGGCGGGAAATCTCCTTCCAGACCAGCTACCGGAATCCCTCCACGGGATTCATGATCGGCGAACTGACGCCGCGGCATTTCTCCTTCAACTCCCATCTCGGGGCATGTCCGGCCTGCGAGGGTCTGGGCACGGAAACTTTTTGCGATCCCGAACTGCTATTGGCAGATCCTGCCCTCCCGATCGCGAGCGGCGGCATCAAGGGCTGGTGGAAGGTCGGGGCACAGCGGGGGAAGGCCTTCGCCAAGGAGGCCGCGGCGATCCTGCGGATGTTCGAGCTGCCGGAGAAGGCCAGCTACACCGATCTATCCGGAGAAGCGCGCGAGCTGCTTTTCCACGGCGGCATGCTGGATACCGGTTGGAAGATCGGCCCGGACAAGAAGAAGCAGGTCAAACGCTACGAGGGGCTATGCGTGGAAGCGGAGCGCAAGTTGCGCGAGGCCCGCAGCGAGGCGGTGCGCCGGCGGGTGGCCCGGGTGATGGCGGAGCGGCCCTGCAGTGCCTGCCAGGGGCGGCGCCTGCGCCCCGAGATCCTGGCCGTGCGGATCGAGGGCGAGGGGGGCAGATGGCTGGGCATCCAGGAGTTCTGCTCGCTCCCGGTGGAGGAGGCGGATGGCTGGCTCCGGGAACTGAATTTGCCGGAGGATCGGGCGGAGGTCTGCGGGCAGCTTGCCGGAGGAGTGGCGGAACGCTTGGGTTTCCTGTGCGAAGTGGGCCTGGGTTATCTCGGCCTCGATCGCTCGAGCGCCACCCTGTCCGGGGGGGAGGCCCAGAGAATCCGGTTGGCGACCCAGCTGGGCAGCGGACTCACCGGTGTGCTCTATGTGCTGGATGAACCGAGCATCGGCCTGCACGCGGAGGACACGGGGCGTCTGATTGCCGCGCTGAAGCGCCTGCGCGACCGCGGAAACACGGTGGTGGTGGTGGAGCACGACGAGGAGATGATCCGCGCGGCGGATTGGATGATCGAGCTGGGGCCCGGCGCAGGCAGGGACGGCGGGGCTCTGCTGGGTGTCGGCACTCCGGAGGATTTTCCTGCCAGCTCGCCGACCCGGCAGTGGCTGGAGGCTCCGCCGGCGGCGCAGCCGGCTGCGGGAGGTTTCTCTCTGCTGGGGGATTCCCTGTGGGTGCGGGGGGCGAGCGAGCACAATCTGCGCGATTTCGACGTGCGAATCCCGCTGGGCGGCATTGTGTGCATCAGCGGTCCGAGCGGTAGCGGCAAGTCCACCTTGGCGGACGATATTCTTCTGCGAGCTCTGAAGCGGCATTTCAACGGCAGCGGTGATCCGCCGGGACGGCACCGGGCGGTGGAGGGCATGGGGCTGCTGGGTAAGGTGGTGGCGGTGGATCAGTCTGCCATCGGCCGCAGCCCGCGCTCGAATCCGGCGACCTTCACCGGGATGTTCGACTCGATCCGCGATCTCTATGCGAAGCTGCCGCTGTCCCGGCAACGTGGATATGGGGCCGGGCGCTTCAGCTTCAACACCCACGGCGGGCGCTGCGAGAACTGCGAGGGCGCCGGGCGCCTGAAGATCGAGATGCATTTCCTGCCCGACGCTTGGATCACCTGCCGGGCCTGCGGGGGGAAGCGCTTCAACCGCGAGACGCTCGAGGTGCGGTTCAAGGGGATGAGTATCGCGGATGCGCTGGACCTCACGGCAGGGGAGGCGCTGGCAGCGTTCGCAGCGGTGCCGAAGTTGAAGCGCGGGCTGGAGGTGCTGGGTGAACTGGGGCTGGGCTACCTGCGTCTGGGGCAGGCGGCGAATACCCTATCGGGCGGCGAGGCCCAGCGACTGAAGCTGGCGGTGGAGCTCTCGAAGCCGGCGGCGCCCCATACCCTCTATTTCTTCGATGAACCGACCACGGGCCTGCACTTCGGCGATGTGGAGCGGTTGCTGGTCGCATTCCGGGGTCTGCGGGAGGCGGGGCACAGTGTGCTGGTGGTGGAGCATCACCTGGATGTTATCGCCATGGCCGACTGGGTGATCGACCTCGGGCCGGGTGGCGGCCGGGAAGGGGGGCTGGTGGTGGCGGAGGGACGGCCCGAGCAGGTGGCGAAGATCGTAGATTCCCCTACGGGCCGGGCGCTTGCGCGGCGCGGAACTCGCCATTTGTGA
- a CDS encoding RNA polymerase sigma factor: protein MDSDDNVSSAPAESLSPSTAAWREWLAEHGPRLILFARQQSRSSEDAEDIVQDALVKLVEKLDAGEFVGGQEAWMPYLFTAIRRLSIDLGRRDDRRKRREDFVGGEAETDQKDAFHPWFESESSDDETRQLLEAGLKELPPKFAEVVVMKVWGERTFAEIGEALDISPNTAASRYRYGLEALKKKLSSARRKGDLSI, encoded by the coding sequence ATGGATTCCGACGACAACGTGAGCAGCGCCCCCGCAGAAAGCCTCTCGCCCTCCACCGCCGCTTGGCGCGAGTGGCTGGCGGAGCATGGCCCGAGATTGATCCTCTTCGCCCGGCAGCAGTCGCGTTCCTCGGAGGATGCCGAGGACATCGTTCAGGACGCCTTGGTGAAGCTGGTGGAGAAGCTGGATGCGGGCGAATTCGTCGGCGGCCAGGAGGCGTGGATGCCGTATCTCTTCACCGCGATCCGTCGGCTTTCGATTGACCTAGGTCGCCGTGACGACCGTCGCAAGCGGCGCGAGGACTTCGTCGGCGGGGAGGCGGAAACCGACCAGAAGGATGCCTTTCATCCGTGGTTCGAGAGCGAGTCGTCGGACGACGAGACCCGCCAGTTGTTGGAGGCGGGTTTGAAGGAACTGCCGCCGAAATTTGCCGAGGTGGTGGTGATGAAGGTGTGGGGAGAGCGCACTTTTGCGGAAATCGGTGAAGCTCTCGATATTTCTCCAAACACCGCGGCCTCGCGGTATCGCTATGGACTTGAAGCCTTGAAGAAAAAGCTCTCTTCGGCCCGCCGCAAAGGCGACCTCTCCATCTAA
- a CDS encoding S1C family serine protease — MNQRFTYGFATLLSLASPALAIEPPQAIAPVPPRVVVEDHAEERSTAGAPPVEMPRENEVAPPAELVRPYLGIGGATVPDLLSEHLNLAQGEGVVIRTLDPAGPAVAAGLAQNDIVTKIAGKPVGSHDGLREAISGSKPGDQVEVEYIHRGESKTATLTLSKAPAHQDQIARGGMPPLERLREDGMPQDQARRIREAIEQNMRMFEDDQGTELMDPGLAIGRGMHQRMQQMLQGMEMQIPDLNEAPQPGINIGGNSSSSIRMLDDNGSVEIKSKNGDKQVRVLGKDGKVEWEGAYNTDEDKAAVPEDVRERIDRLNIDMDFKGNGIRLQMGPRDRR, encoded by the coding sequence ATGAACCAACGTTTCACATACGGATTCGCAACCCTATTGAGTCTCGCTTCGCCGGCTCTGGCGATCGAGCCGCCGCAGGCGATCGCTCCGGTGCCGCCGCGGGTGGTAGTGGAAGATCATGCCGAGGAGCGCAGCACCGCCGGCGCACCGCCGGTAGAGATGCCGCGCGAGAATGAAGTGGCCCCACCGGCCGAACTGGTCCGGCCCTATCTCGGGATCGGTGGTGCCACCGTGCCCGATTTGCTTTCCGAGCACCTGAATCTCGCCCAAGGCGAGGGAGTGGTGATCCGCACGCTGGATCCCGCCGGTCCGGCGGTGGCCGCAGGGCTGGCCCAGAACGACATCGTGACGAAGATCGCGGGCAAGCCGGTGGGATCCCACGACGGGCTGCGCGAAGCAATCTCGGGCAGCAAGCCGGGTGACCAGGTCGAGGTGGAATACATTCACCGCGGCGAATCGAAGACCGCGACGCTAACGCTGAGCAAGGCGCCGGCGCATCAGGACCAGATCGCACGCGGCGGCATGCCTCCGCTGGAGCGACTGAGGGAAGACGGTATGCCGCAAGACCAGGCGCGCCGGATTCGCGAGGCGATCGAGCAGAACATGCGGATGTTCGAGGATGATCAAGGCACGGAGTTGATGGATCCCGGTCTGGCGATCGGGCGGGGGATGCACCAGCGCATGCAGCAGATGCTGCAGGGCATGGAGATGCAGATTCCGGATCTCAATGAAGCGCCGCAGCCGGGCATCAACATCGGCGGCAATAGCTCGAGCTCGATCCGCATGCTGGATGACAACGGCAGCGTGGAGATCAAGTCCAAGAACGGGGACAAGCAAGTGCGAGTCCTCGGTAAGGACGGCAAGGTCGAGTGGGAAGGTGCCTACAACACGGACGAGGACAAGGCAGCCGTGCCGGAGGATGTTCGCGAGCGGATCGACCGGCTGAACATCGACATGGATTTCAAGGGTAATGGTATTCGTCTCCAGATGGGTCCCCGTGACCGACGCTGA
- a CDS encoding replication-associated recombination protein A: MPDLFDVQPSGPVPGEPRRDGEPLASRMRPRTLQEIAGQHHILGEGKLLRRAIEADRFTSLIFYGPPGTGKTTLASVIARSTGSRFEALNGVESNVAEIRAKIDQAKTWRDLRNETTVLFIDEIHRFNKAQQDVLLPHIERGTVRFIGATTHNPYFYVNSPLVSRSQIFQLESVSTEDLLPVLHRALTDQERGFGGMSIIADPEAIHHLALMSDGDVRKALTSLELAVLTTPPEADGSIHLTLAVAEESIQRKAIVYDADGDAHYDTASAFIKSIRGSDPDAALYWLAKMLHAGEDPRFIARRLVISASEDIGLADSNALRVAMAAQQAYEFVGMPEGRIPLAHATVYLATAPKSNTAYAAINAALADVEKGRTLAVPEHLRTKTRKKLAAASGTDEEKMRYLYAHDYEGGYIPQAYLPEGRIYYHPGENGLEKRIKERLDYLRELASNSAPPPASK; this comes from the coding sequence GTGCCCGATCTCTTCGATGTCCAGCCCTCAGGCCCCGTCCCCGGCGAACCCCGCCGCGATGGCGAGCCGCTGGCATCCCGCATGCGCCCCCGCACCCTTCAGGAGATCGCCGGCCAGCACCACATCCTCGGCGAGGGCAAGCTCCTCCGCCGCGCCATCGAGGCCGACCGCTTCACTTCCCTCATCTTCTACGGCCCTCCCGGCACCGGGAAGACCACCCTCGCCAGCGTCATCGCCCGCAGCACCGGCTCCCGCTTCGAGGCCCTCAATGGCGTCGAGTCCAATGTCGCCGAGATCCGCGCCAAGATCGACCAAGCCAAGACTTGGCGCGACCTCCGGAACGAAACGACCGTCCTCTTCATCGACGAGATCCATCGCTTCAACAAGGCCCAGCAGGACGTCCTCCTCCCCCACATCGAGCGCGGCACCGTCCGCTTCATCGGCGCCACCACCCACAATCCCTACTTCTACGTCAATTCCCCCCTCGTCTCCCGCTCCCAGATCTTCCAACTCGAATCCGTCTCTACCGAGGACCTCCTCCCCGTCCTCCACCGCGCCCTCACCGATCAGGAGCGCGGCTTCGGCGGCATGAGCATCATAGCCGACCCGGAGGCCATCCACCACCTCGCCCTCATGTCCGATGGCGATGTGCGCAAGGCCCTCACCTCGCTCGAACTCGCCGTCCTCACCACCCCGCCGGAGGCGGATGGAAGCATCCACCTAACCCTCGCCGTCGCGGAGGAATCCATCCAGCGCAAGGCCATCGTCTACGATGCCGATGGCGACGCCCACTACGACACCGCCTCCGCCTTCATCAAGTCCATCCGCGGCTCCGATCCCGATGCCGCGCTCTACTGGCTCGCCAAGATGCTGCACGCAGGGGAGGACCCGCGCTTCATCGCCCGTCGCCTCGTCATCTCCGCCAGCGAGGACATCGGCCTTGCCGATTCAAATGCCCTCCGCGTCGCCATGGCCGCCCAGCAGGCCTACGAATTCGTCGGCATGCCGGAGGGCCGCATCCCCCTCGCCCACGCCACCGTCTATCTCGCCACCGCGCCCAAATCGAACACCGCCTACGCCGCCATCAATGCCGCTCTGGCCGATGTCGAAAAGGGCCGCACCCTCGCCGTCCCCGAGCACCTCCGCACCAAGACCCGCAAGAAGCTCGCCGCCGCCAGTGGCACCGACGAGGAGAAGATGCGCTACCTCTACGCCCACGACTACGAAGGCGGCTACATCCCCCAAGCCTACCTCCCCGAAGGCCGCATCTACTACCACCCCGGCGAGAACGGCCTCGAAAAGCGCATCAAGGAACGCCTCGACTACCTCCGGGAACTGGCGAGCAACTCCGCCCCACCTCCCGCTTCCAAGTAA
- the can gene encoding carbonate dehydratase — translation MDSLKHLLENNRQWAEAQIAEDPDFFARLARQQTPEYLWIGCSDSRVPANQITGLAPGEVFVHRNVANVVVQTDFNLLSVLQFAVDVLKVKHVLVVGHYGCGGVRAALENQRHGVVDNWLRHIQNTARRNESELEGLQHEAAVDRLCELNVLKNAENVARTTIIEDAWDRGQGVEIHSWIYRLDTGRISVLSESIKPR, via the coding sequence ATGGATTCTCTCAAACACTTGCTGGAGAACAACCGCCAATGGGCGGAGGCCCAGATCGCGGAAGACCCGGACTTTTTCGCGCGGCTGGCGCGACAGCAGACTCCTGAATACCTGTGGATCGGGTGCTCGGACAGCCGGGTGCCGGCGAACCAGATCACGGGTCTGGCACCGGGCGAGGTTTTCGTGCACCGGAACGTGGCGAACGTGGTGGTGCAGACGGACTTCAACCTGCTGTCGGTGCTGCAATTCGCGGTGGACGTGCTGAAGGTGAAGCACGTGCTGGTGGTGGGCCACTATGGCTGCGGCGGGGTGCGTGCGGCGCTGGAGAACCAACGCCACGGGGTGGTGGATAACTGGCTGAGGCACATCCAGAACACGGCACGCCGGAATGAATCGGAGTTGGAAGGACTGCAGCACGAGGCGGCGGTTGACCGGTTGTGCGAGCTGAACGTGCTGAAGAATGCGGAGAACGTGGCCCGCACGACGATCATCGAGGATGCTTGGGATCGTGGTCAGGGCGTGGAGATCCATAGCTGGATCTACCGTCTGGACACGGGGCGGATCAGCGTGCTTTCGGAGTCGATCAAGCCGCGTTGA